Below is a genomic region from Schistocerca americana isolate TAMUIC-IGC-003095 chromosome 1, iqSchAmer2.1, whole genome shotgun sequence.
GTCACGGGACGAGTGCTCCTTTGTGGCAGGACAGTGGGAATGCGAGAGGTGACTTGGAGAGATAAGACATGGGACATCTGTTTCATTACAACAGTGGGAGGgtaattttgttatgtttatttgttATATTTCGAGAAGGACTGCccatcactacagatgcaatggccATGGGTGTCTAGCCTGTGAAGGGACTTCTTGTATGGAATTGGTGCAGCTACCGAAgaggaggtactgttggtggttggtaggtttgctatggacagaggcactgacaatgtagccatccttgaggtggaAGTCAACACTAAGGCAGGTGGACTCTGTTCGACtgaggaccagatgaagcaaatggggaagaaggtgttgaggttctgggaGGAATGTAAAGAGCAtgtcctctccctctgtccatatcATGAGGCTACGTTATGGGCAAAGGGTGAAGGTGCTGGTCCAAGTgaacagagattctctcagtgggacaCAGTAACTAGCCACAacagggcatcctgggtggttggtttatggacttcaggaagcatgtagatgataggagtgcagggagtggcaggggTGCAGAGACAAAtagactcaggggagaggttctggggtgGGCCTAAGAATCTAAGAAGggactggagatcctgttggatttctggaatgaaCAGCAATCGAAGGGAAGCATTACCTATCCAAAACACTGAGACTTCCACTGACACTTTCTTGTAAGatcatcaattttttctcctaACCATTTGCATCCCAAAAGCTGCTTTATATTAATATACTCTGTTCCATTTTTCCACCTAGAAGTCAATATTTAGTGACGTACATTACTCTTGCATGGACTTCAACACTGGAGTATACAAGTCTGTATGCAAGAGATGTGGGGTAGAGGAGAGGAGAGTACACACATATTCCTGTGTTCATATACGCATAGAAAAACTAAAGAGTCTTTCACTTATATGGTTGACAGTCATTTTACACTCTTTCTTGATGTTAACAAATCAATGTCTAATTGATTCAGTTCTTTTAAAATCTTATAAAAATATGCACATAAACATGTACAAAATGTGCAGCTTTACACAGAACACAGGTGTAGTAGTAGACATACAAGAGAAGGAACGAAGGTCATAATGTTAACAGGAAATTGTAATGAAAATCAGCATTGATAATGAGCATATTAACTAACTATCATTACATACAATaacaaagtcaattaaattattgCCAAACCAACTTCTTCAAACATTATTTCATAGCTACACCACACAAAGATGTTTGACTGCTGCTCTTTGTATCAAGATTTATCTTTCTAATTGCAAACTTGAAAATGCACTTACGAAATATGGCAATATATCAGTGAGATAAGAAAACATCTTACATGTCACAAGAACCACCTTCTAGGGCTTTTGCACTCTGAATCTCAAacagatacaaattttgtttataaaatagttgaaaaaaaaaacagtttaaaccgtgatggttattttatttaaaatgagcaGTTTTGgcctagtcttaggccatcttcagaacagcaccatcagctgaagttgacaaTGTCCAGAACAGTCAGTACATGTCAGTCGCTGAAACTGTTCTTTGTTTGTTGATAACATTAAATCCCTTGATATAATTTTATTGCTCATGCTCATGCATCTCCAAAGTACATGGAACATTTAAGTAACAGGCTAACTCAGACCCTTGAGGAAATTATATTCTTTTCATTGAATCAATGCTATCTCTGCATGATTAAGGTTTACTTCATATTAACTTACTTTCTCAATACCAGCCTTGTTATCTCAAGAAAAGATTTTATGGCTTCAGAAAGTATTAATAATGATATTATGTAACATAAGCATTTAAGCTCTGGCTCTTTTTCTAACTGTTCCAACCAGTAAGTTCCATTATCATTAATAACAACATTAAAGACATAATGAGCTACTAATTTGTGCACTGCAGCAACAAATCCGCTTTTTAAAAACCAATTTATTAACGCTTCCTCCTTCTTCATTGAACATAAAATCACTACCTTGCAGATTCAATGCTTTCGTTACCTTTGCAGTACATTATACTTTGTGGTTGTATTTTCCTTGTGATGTCTACCACTTACATATAAACTTATGTCTTTAGGCAATGTTGCATTCCTGTGCTTTCTCCCCTCCCCACCTTTTTCAGGAGGTGCTTCATTAGAAAATTTCACCACAACAGGAAACTAATTATTTATACAAAATGTATCAGGtagttacataatgtaaaatatacTTACATATCCTTACCATACAATTACCTCAACAATAACATAACTGATAGGTGAATATTAAgtataattacaaataaatgtaaaataaaatatgcTGTTTACCAAAATATATTCATAGATTATGTACTGATACCAGCCTCCTATAAGTAAcatagcgaacaaaatgaaatgGCTGTACCAAAAGAGTAATATCTGTACTGTTAACAAATGCTGTTAATAATGCACAAGTAACTCATTTCCATtgttagtataataataataataataataataataataataatatataataatagagTGCAGATATATTCATTCTGTACAGTGTGTGCTAAATGCATTAAACCTGCAATAGTTTTCAACAAGATAGAAACTATAGTTAATAGACAAGTTGCAACAGTAATGGAGGGAAAAGTCTGTTGTAAGATAGATGTCTTTGTATTGTCTTAAAAAAGAGGATATCACAAAGATATTCTTTAATACCATGCACACACCaaactatttcttctctcaaagcagTCTGGTACAAATATCAGCAACAATCCAGACAGGAGATCAGTACGTGCTTATAAAGGAAAAGTAATGGAGAAAGACAAAGTAAAAATGTGGCATGAGAATAAATTAATCTGTGTAGAAATAACAAGTCGTTCAGTGTAACTGTTTCCAACAAAATGCCACATTTTAATTTTTGCTTTACTTTTCCCCTTCTTACATTTCATTCTAAAATTCTTGCTGCCATGACCAAAAGTGGGGGTTTAGTATATTTTTCCATTTGTGCTACTGACAAATATTTCTGTTTTGGGACTATTCTTTTGGCACTCATCTCCTGTTATTAGCAAAATCCACTTTGTAATTACTCTGTTTTGCTTAATGGTAAGCGCTTCATCTCTCCACAAGCTGAAAGCCGGAAACTTTTATTCATGCACAATTGATAAATCAAGggctgcaccaccaccaccaccaccaccaccaccagtcagtCAAGTACATGTATATTATGGAGATTCAAGAGCATTTCCAAACACAGACACCAACATTACCACCAAAAAACATGTACAAAAGATTCTTGCACTCATAAGATATTTCAAAGCCATAGCCTTCACCAACAACAGCATGCCAGGATGGTCCAAACTTTTTATCCATTGCCTCCTTAATCATGCGAGCAGCCATCTATAGTCAATGATAAAAGAGTTCTCAGAATGTGTTAAACAAAAACAATACATGATATGCAAAATGGAAAACAGAGACAACTCCACTAATTATGAGTTAATTAGTTTTATCAAAAGATAGCACAAAAGTGAACACACATTATACTGGAAATGCATCAAAGCATaagttattttctaaaaatttatttCACACTGCTCCGATGAACACACACTAGAATAAAACTGAGTTATGCAATTGCTTGGTTACAAAAATGTTCTGCAGCTCAAATCTAAACAATTACAAGAAAAATATGTTGGCAATACTCTTAAAACATTTACAAAATGGGATCAAAAAGATTGATGAATGGTATGACTGTCTCTTCAGAAGCAGAATGACTATTGGCCTAACTGAAAGGTATCTCAGCTAGCCTTACTACACCTTTAAACACTATCACAGCTATGCTGAAAGAGTTCAGTAAGATTTACTCTGCTGGTAAGAAAGAATAACACTTATATTACACTTGAAGGGCAAAACATAGTTGAAGTTTAATATCTCACCAGCATAAAGATCATTGAGGAGGTGGGGCACTAGCTCAGCTGAAAAAGGAAGGGTTAAGATATAACCCATGGTCTTTTTACATGAGCCATCCAATCATTTTCCTGAAGATATTTATGGATATGGATAGGGGATGGaggcctccatccttgctaccctccctgttttcctttccttgttgcttcataacctgggttgtgagtaactgaatccactttcccttcttccctttctttcccctctctcctccctgatgaaggaacaaagttccgaacgctaggaacgtaaattttctgttctgttttgtgtatctatcggctgtactgagctgaggtaagtactggccagcccctctatctctttattAGTATAAGAATagtgtttgtaagatattctgtcTTGTCAATACAATTGGGGAAATGTTGTGCGTCGAAGGTCGCCAGGGTGGGGTAAAGTGTctagtcagccttagtaagctgccatttgggtgtgcacataggtggggtaggagtcagcaaacggatagcacatgggaaatagtCGCTCAAGTATGTGTCAGAGAACAGGTCACTCAAGACAATGGTcaaactgggcagtgcagaaggataggtccaaatgggaacaggtgcttgtggagtctttttttttttttttttttgtttgtggttttagggcgcaaaacttctatggtcattagcgcccagcccgtgacgtaggaaacaggaaaaaaacgaaatttaaaatcagcagcaaggggaacaaagtcataaaatttgagaaactaaaggcagaaggaatgcttaaaaatccactatagaaaggagttggttgtcccaaaaaaaaaatcaaatgactgacgtcatttcactgtcactaataaactgtagaacgcggtcagctgagcgcgtgtcatctgctaaaatcaacgatagatcaggcgatagctgtagacaggagcgtaacggattaaaataggggcattcaattaaaaggtgtctgaccgtccacagctgagagcagtggggacagagtgggggaggatcaccgcttgaaagatgtcgatggctaaaaagacagtgccctatccggagtctagctaaaattacctcctcccgacgacgcgttcgggaggaagaggtacaagcgcaaggaagggctttcacttcccgcaatttattatggggaagtgttgaccaatgcgcatgtcataaatgagcaacttggcaacATAAACCGCTCcatagatcggtaaacggaagagactgaatagctggccgaggaagagagactgcagccttggccgctatatcggccgcctcattcccacagataccagcgtgtcccgggagccagaggaacgccactgagacgccccccaggtggagcaagcgcagacagtcctgaatccggtggaccagagggtgcacagggtaaagagcttggagacttaggagagagctgagagaatctgagcagattacgtactgtatccgctgatggcggcggatgtagtggacagcctggaggacagcgtaaagctccgcagtataaaccgaacactggtcgggaagccgaaagtgatttggggtgtcgccaacaatataggcactccctacacctaatgatgttttcgagccgtcggtgtaaataaatgtggcttccgtcatttgtgcacatagagcagcaaatgcccgacggtagacaagtgtaggggtaccatccttgggaaattgacataggtctctgagcaagtcgatccggggacggagccaaggcggtgctgtaccccagttgtcaagaaggttttacgaaagcggaaggagagagaatggagcagttgacggaagcggactcccgggggtagtagggaggaggagtggcctgcatacccgacatcaaaggaggcgtcgaaaaaaaggtcatgggctggattagcaggcatggaagacagatggctagcataacgactcagaaggactgcctgCCGATTGAA
It encodes:
- the LOC124548527 gene encoding dynein axonemal light chain 4-like, with translation MSESEGKKEEAETKKIIHTYPLVRHCDMIDEMRGEAMELCVTACEKHAANNEMAARMIKEAMDKKFGPSWHAVVGEGYGFEISYECKNLLYMFFGGNVGVCVWKCS